The genomic segment CAGCTCTTGGTCTTCGAAATCGGGCGGGTCTCTTCGATCCGGACGGTTTCGCCAACCTTGAACGAATTGTCTTCGTCGTGGGCGTGGTACTTCTTCGAGCGGCGGATGATCTTCCCGTACAGCGGGTGCTTCACCTTACGCTCGACCTTGACCGTGACGGTCTTGTCGGTCTTGTCGGAGACGACGGTCCCGATCAGGATACGCTTCGGCATCGTCTAACTCCTCAGGCCTTGGCGGCCGCAGCGCGTTCGCTCTGCAGCGTCTTGATGCGCGCGATATCGCGGCGGACTTCCTTAACCCGAGCAGGACGCTCGAGCTGGTTGGTCGCGGCCTGGAAGCGCAGGTTGAACTGCTCGCGCTTGAGGTCGACGAGGTCAGCGGTCAGCTGGTCGTCGGTCTTGGTGCGGAGATCTTCGATCTTGCTCATCGTTTAGCCCTCCAGGTGCGAGGTGTCGCCGAGACGGGCAACGACCTTGGTCTTGATCGGCAGCTTCATTGCAGCGCGGCTGAAAGCCTCTGCAGCGAGCGGACCGGCGACGCCGTCCAGTTCGAACAGGATGCGGCCCGGCTTGACGCGAGCAGCCCAATATTCGACCGAACCCTTGCCCTTACCCTGACGGACTTCGGCAGGCTTC from the Erythrobacter sp. SG61-1L genome contains:
- the rpsQ gene encoding 30S ribosomal protein S17; its protein translation is MPKRILIGTVVSDKTDKTVTVKVERKVKHPLYGKIIRRSKKYHAHDEDNSFKVGETVRIEETRPISKTKSWKVLDRVTAGKGTALEANLEAEA
- the rpmC gene encoding 50S ribosomal protein L29, which gives rise to MSKIEDLRTKTDDQLTADLVDLKREQFNLRFQAATNQLERPARVKEVRRDIARIKTLQSERAAAAKA